Proteins encoded together in one Microplitis mediator isolate UGA2020A chromosome 7, iyMicMedi2.1, whole genome shotgun sequence window:
- the LOC130670994 gene encoding soma ferritin-like: MSIIQRVLFSKLITNIPKRTYIKNKNEFNGEIYSSKSANDCDGEIKKWPTEKRIKFNFHPETETAFNQQINTEFKAFYNYLSMATYFGRADVALPGCQSYFTQMYVEEYEHAIQFLNYVNMRGGSVNLCGITPPSNQNWNCPLYAFKEALQLEVDVSNKLAAANEIAEKHKDLNASDFIISGFMESQMKSINEFEKFTTILSGIGDKTLSRFIFDKDLLDNYVQPQFNVLKNNNKEK, from the exons ATGTCAATAATACAAAGAgtacttttttcaaaattaataacaaatattccAAAACGtacttatattaaaaataaaaatgaatttaatggagaaatttattcatcaaaaagtgCAAATGATTGTGAtggagaaattaaaaaatggcctACAGAAAAgaggattaaatttaattttcatcctGAAACAGAGACAGCATTTAATCAACAAATCAATACCGAATTCAAAgcattttacaattatttatctatg GCGACATATTTTGGCCGAGCAGATGTAGCATTGCCAGGTTGTCAGTCTTATTTTACTCAAATGTATGTCGAGGAATATGAACATgcaatacaatttttaaattatgttaaCATGCGTGGAGGGTCAGTTAATCTTTGCGGTATTACACCTCCATCTAATCAAAACTGGAACTGTCCGCTCTATGCGTTCAAA GAAGCTTTGCAGTTAGAAGTCGATGTATCAAATAAACTAGCAGCTGCAAATGAAATTGCGGAAAAACATAAAGACCTCAATGCCagtgattttataatcagTGGTTTTATGGAAAGTCAAATGAAAAGTATTAatgagtttgaaaaatttacaaccATTCTTTCTGGTATTGGAGATAAAACTCTTTCAagatttatatttgataaagatttattagataattatGTACAACCACAATTTAatgtattgaaaaataataataaagaaaaataa
- the LOC130670995 gene encoding soma ferritin-like: protein MSLVRQNFHAECEEALNKQINMELYASYAYLSMAFYFDKNDVALQGLHHYFKQASDEEREHAMKFMTYQNKRGGSIVLTDIKSPEKMNWGSAKDAMTAALELEKQVNMSLLELHSLASTHNDPNFVDFLENEFLQEQVDAIKEIADHVTNLERVGEGLGVFMFDKSLKE from the exons ATGAGTCTCGTAAGACAAAATTTCCATGCAGAGTGCGAAGAGGCTCTTAACAAACAAATCAATATGGAATTATATGCAAGTTATGCATACTTATCaatg gcattctattttgataaaaatgatgTGGCTTTGCAAGGGTTGCATCACTACTTCAAACAAGCATCTGACGAAGAACGTGAGCATGCCATGAAATTTATGAcatatcaaaataaaagagGAGGATCCATCGTTTTAACAGACATTAAGTCACCGGAAAAAATGAATTGGGGCAGCGCCAAAGATGCAATGACTGCAGCATTGGAGCTCGAAAAACAAGTCAATATG aGCCTTCTTGAACTTCACAGTCTGGCGTCGACTCACAACGATCCAAATTTTGTGGACTTTTTGGAAAACGAATTTTTGCAAGAACAAGTTGATGCAATAAAAGAAATTGCCGATCATGTAACAAATCTTGAAAGAGTTGGCGAAGGTCTGGGAGTTTTTATGTTTGATAAATCATTAAAAGAAtaa
- the LOC130670992 gene encoding polyadenylate-binding protein-interacting protein 1 isoform X1, producing MDRVGGDGNSGGGSSGGGSGGDHRSAGRGRGRGIWGPHPPPQPLRRPHGIVAQQTTSVQQINEMFNNVSMNDVVKNSDLSADAAEFVPRSLMTSQGNQQNQPWHRPSVQDRLTAARNPHGHHESQNHQYGNQQQYPYHTQQMQYQQYADSHSQGYSQYDGGFNNYDRNHDNHNMGNNRAENSLPNVLSQLNTAMQTLTRNPDQFENLVVPLVSSITPHLKTQVNTQAIVSAIILKCISDSNFRYSGARLCSHLDAVDTPADDSPSIFRSALFERCREEADTLSESWPALTAHSPEDEKKCHGLMLSLAELVAQMDPHPASILGKLLIEVISTALKNPGPNSAKFICQSLKLAGQYLERDSTANRQEIERVMKELSELVLDGRVDVHIGRMVNSVKELRSGNWGRTVSSHGPVPSEINQTTQQQLQEQLQYQQLNEPVLYGPDGNVLSAEERRFCQDLANMDDGIEEPWQRGGGHEADPAEEDEDDIIAAAYEEFLKLTPNNGVKKG from the exons atggatCGTGTCGGTGGGGATGGTAATAGTGGTGGCGGTAGTAGTGGCGGTGGTAGTGGTGGTGATCATCGAAGTGCAGGCCGTGGAAGAGGACGCGGTATTTGGGGACCTCATCCTCCGCCCCAGCCCCTCCGCCGACCACACGGTATTGTCGCTCAACAAACAA cGTCTGTACAACAAATTAACGAGATGTTCAACAACGTGTCGATGAATGACGTCGTCAAAAATTCGGACTTATCTGCTGATGCCGCTGAATTCGTACCCAGAAGTTTAATGACTTCACAGGGAAAt cagCAAAACCAACCATGGCATCGACCATCAGTCCAAGACCGTTTGACTGCAGCGAGAAACCCACATGGACATCACGAATCACAGAATCATCAGTATGGTAATCAGCAACAGTATCCGTACCATACTCAACAAATGCAGTACCAACAATACGCTGATTCTCATTCGCAAGGATATTCGCAGTATGATGGTGGCTTCAACAACTATGACAGAAATcat GATAATCATAATATGGGTAATAACCGAGCTGAGAATAGTTTACCAAATGTCTTGAGTCAGCTCAATACTGCAATGCAAACATTAACCAGAAATCCAGATCAATTTGAGAATCTAGTCGTTCCACTTGTTTCTAGCATCACTCCTCATCTTAAAACTCAAGTTAACACCCAAGCGATTGTGTCagctattattttaaaa tGTATTAGTGATTCCAACTTCCGGTACAGTGGAGCTAGACTCTGCTCTCATCTCGATGCCGTGGATACTCCCGCAGATGATTCCCCGTCAATTTTCCGATCTGCATTATTTGAACG ctGTCGTGAAGAAGCAGACACTTTATCTGAATCATGGCCTGCGTTGACTGCGCACTCACCTGAAGATGAGAAAAAATGCCACGGACTTATGCTTAGCTTGGCGGAATTGGTTGCTCAAATGGATCCTCACCCTGCTTCTATTTTGGGCAAACTCTTGATTGAAGTTATTTCAACTGCTTTAAAAAATCCTGGGCCTAATTCAGCAAAATTCATCTGTCAGTCGTTGaag ttAGCCGGTCAATATTTGGAAAGAGACAGTACTGCAAATCGACAAGAGATTGAACGTGTTATGAAAGAACTTTCTGAACTTGTACTTGACGGACGAGTAGACGTACACATAGGACGTATGGTAAATAGTGTAAAAGAATTACGAAGTGGTAATTGGGGACGTACGGTATCTTCCCATGGTCCTGTACCCTCTGAAATAAATCAAACAACACAACAGCAATTACAAGAACAGCTCCAATATCAACAACTCAACGAACCTGTACTTTATGGTCCAGATGGTAATGTTTTGTCAGCAGAAGAACGTCGATTTTGTCAGGACCTTGCAAATATGGATGATGGAATTGAAGAACCttg gCAACGAGGAGGAGGTCATGAAGCTGATCCAGCAGAAGAAGATGAAGATGATATTATAGCCGCTGCTTATGAAGAATTCCTCAAGTTGACACCCAATAACGGAGTCAAAAaaggataa
- the LOC130670992 gene encoding polyadenylate-binding protein-interacting protein 1 isoform X2, translating into MDRVGGDGNSGGGSSGGGSGGDHRSAGRGRGRGIWGPHPPPQPLRRPHGIVAQQTTSVQQINEMFNNVSMNDVVKNSDLSADAAEFVPRSLMTSQGNQNQPWHRPSVQDRLTAARNPHGHHESQNHQYGNQQQYPYHTQQMQYQQYADSHSQGYSQYDGGFNNYDRNHDNHNMGNNRAENSLPNVLSQLNTAMQTLTRNPDQFENLVVPLVSSITPHLKTQVNTQAIVSAIILKCISDSNFRYSGARLCSHLDAVDTPADDSPSIFRSALFERCREEADTLSESWPALTAHSPEDEKKCHGLMLSLAELVAQMDPHPASILGKLLIEVISTALKNPGPNSAKFICQSLKLAGQYLERDSTANRQEIERVMKELSELVLDGRVDVHIGRMVNSVKELRSGNWGRTVSSHGPVPSEINQTTQQQLQEQLQYQQLNEPVLYGPDGNVLSAEERRFCQDLANMDDGIEEPWQRGGGHEADPAEEDEDDIIAAAYEEFLKLTPNNGVKKG; encoded by the exons atggatCGTGTCGGTGGGGATGGTAATAGTGGTGGCGGTAGTAGTGGCGGTGGTAGTGGTGGTGATCATCGAAGTGCAGGCCGTGGAAGAGGACGCGGTATTTGGGGACCTCATCCTCCGCCCCAGCCCCTCCGCCGACCACACGGTATTGTCGCTCAACAAACAA cGTCTGTACAACAAATTAACGAGATGTTCAACAACGTGTCGATGAATGACGTCGTCAAAAATTCGGACTTATCTGCTGATGCCGCTGAATTCGTACCCAGAAGTTTAATGACTTCACAGGGAAAt CAAAACCAACCATGGCATCGACCATCAGTCCAAGACCGTTTGACTGCAGCGAGAAACCCACATGGACATCACGAATCACAGAATCATCAGTATGGTAATCAGCAACAGTATCCGTACCATACTCAACAAATGCAGTACCAACAATACGCTGATTCTCATTCGCAAGGATATTCGCAGTATGATGGTGGCTTCAACAACTATGACAGAAATcat GATAATCATAATATGGGTAATAACCGAGCTGAGAATAGTTTACCAAATGTCTTGAGTCAGCTCAATACTGCAATGCAAACATTAACCAGAAATCCAGATCAATTTGAGAATCTAGTCGTTCCACTTGTTTCTAGCATCACTCCTCATCTTAAAACTCAAGTTAACACCCAAGCGATTGTGTCagctattattttaaaa tGTATTAGTGATTCCAACTTCCGGTACAGTGGAGCTAGACTCTGCTCTCATCTCGATGCCGTGGATACTCCCGCAGATGATTCCCCGTCAATTTTCCGATCTGCATTATTTGAACG ctGTCGTGAAGAAGCAGACACTTTATCTGAATCATGGCCTGCGTTGACTGCGCACTCACCTGAAGATGAGAAAAAATGCCACGGACTTATGCTTAGCTTGGCGGAATTGGTTGCTCAAATGGATCCTCACCCTGCTTCTATTTTGGGCAAACTCTTGATTGAAGTTATTTCAACTGCTTTAAAAAATCCTGGGCCTAATTCAGCAAAATTCATCTGTCAGTCGTTGaag ttAGCCGGTCAATATTTGGAAAGAGACAGTACTGCAAATCGACAAGAGATTGAACGTGTTATGAAAGAACTTTCTGAACTTGTACTTGACGGACGAGTAGACGTACACATAGGACGTATGGTAAATAGTGTAAAAGAATTACGAAGTGGTAATTGGGGACGTACGGTATCTTCCCATGGTCCTGTACCCTCTGAAATAAATCAAACAACACAACAGCAATTACAAGAACAGCTCCAATATCAACAACTCAACGAACCTGTACTTTATGGTCCAGATGGTAATGTTTTGTCAGCAGAAGAACGTCGATTTTGTCAGGACCTTGCAAATATGGATGATGGAATTGAAGAACCttg gCAACGAGGAGGAGGTCATGAAGCTGATCCAGCAGAAGAAGATGAAGATGATATTATAGCCGCTGCTTATGAAGAATTCCTCAAGTTGACACCCAATAACGGAGTCAAAAaaggataa
- the LOC130670992 gene encoding polyadenylate-binding protein-interacting protein 1 isoform X3 has product MFNNVSMNDVVKNSDLSADAAEFVPRSLMTSQGNQQNQPWHRPSVQDRLTAARNPHGHHESQNHQYGNQQQYPYHTQQMQYQQYADSHSQGYSQYDGGFNNYDRNHDNHNMGNNRAENSLPNVLSQLNTAMQTLTRNPDQFENLVVPLVSSITPHLKTQVNTQAIVSAIILKCISDSNFRYSGARLCSHLDAVDTPADDSPSIFRSALFERCREEADTLSESWPALTAHSPEDEKKCHGLMLSLAELVAQMDPHPASILGKLLIEVISTALKNPGPNSAKFICQSLKLAGQYLERDSTANRQEIERVMKELSELVLDGRVDVHIGRMVNSVKELRSGNWGRTVSSHGPVPSEINQTTQQQLQEQLQYQQLNEPVLYGPDGNVLSAEERRFCQDLANMDDGIEEPWQRGGGHEADPAEEDEDDIIAAAYEEFLKLTPNNGVKKG; this is encoded by the exons ATGTTCAACAACGTGTCGATGAATGACGTCGTCAAAAATTCGGACTTATCTGCTGATGCCGCTGAATTCGTACCCAGAAGTTTAATGACTTCACAGGGAAAt cagCAAAACCAACCATGGCATCGACCATCAGTCCAAGACCGTTTGACTGCAGCGAGAAACCCACATGGACATCACGAATCACAGAATCATCAGTATGGTAATCAGCAACAGTATCCGTACCATACTCAACAAATGCAGTACCAACAATACGCTGATTCTCATTCGCAAGGATATTCGCAGTATGATGGTGGCTTCAACAACTATGACAGAAATcat GATAATCATAATATGGGTAATAACCGAGCTGAGAATAGTTTACCAAATGTCTTGAGTCAGCTCAATACTGCAATGCAAACATTAACCAGAAATCCAGATCAATTTGAGAATCTAGTCGTTCCACTTGTTTCTAGCATCACTCCTCATCTTAAAACTCAAGTTAACACCCAAGCGATTGTGTCagctattattttaaaa tGTATTAGTGATTCCAACTTCCGGTACAGTGGAGCTAGACTCTGCTCTCATCTCGATGCCGTGGATACTCCCGCAGATGATTCCCCGTCAATTTTCCGATCTGCATTATTTGAACG ctGTCGTGAAGAAGCAGACACTTTATCTGAATCATGGCCTGCGTTGACTGCGCACTCACCTGAAGATGAGAAAAAATGCCACGGACTTATGCTTAGCTTGGCGGAATTGGTTGCTCAAATGGATCCTCACCCTGCTTCTATTTTGGGCAAACTCTTGATTGAAGTTATTTCAACTGCTTTAAAAAATCCTGGGCCTAATTCAGCAAAATTCATCTGTCAGTCGTTGaag ttAGCCGGTCAATATTTGGAAAGAGACAGTACTGCAAATCGACAAGAGATTGAACGTGTTATGAAAGAACTTTCTGAACTTGTACTTGACGGACGAGTAGACGTACACATAGGACGTATGGTAAATAGTGTAAAAGAATTACGAAGTGGTAATTGGGGACGTACGGTATCTTCCCATGGTCCTGTACCCTCTGAAATAAATCAAACAACACAACAGCAATTACAAGAACAGCTCCAATATCAACAACTCAACGAACCTGTACTTTATGGTCCAGATGGTAATGTTTTGTCAGCAGAAGAACGTCGATTTTGTCAGGACCTTGCAAATATGGATGATGGAATTGAAGAACCttg gCAACGAGGAGGAGGTCATGAAGCTGATCCAGCAGAAGAAGATGAAGATGATATTATAGCCGCTGCTTATGAAGAATTCCTCAAGTTGACACCCAATAACGGAGTCAAAAaaggataa
- the LOC130672192 gene encoding speckle-type POZ protein-like — protein sequence MTLGIELITYLDDDPIFPFECIDCTYKLDPNLSDDFLELYKFQDDGDVMICVQDIKFPVYKKVLKARCSKLYEMVDHHQQMSDGNDNQVALTDIKPEIFKRVLEYIYTGKVEDLDDHAENLLEAASNYKLTGLKNLCEDSIINYYYTEENSEQVKSLAVNCGAINLMRNVLGIKATTGGIAVYENFYRSGILERMEMLAN from the exons ATGACACTGGGCATCGAACTCATAACTTACTTGGATGATGATCCTATATTTCCTTTCGAGTGTATAGATTGTACCTATAAACTAGATCCCAATTTATCAGATGATTTCTTGGAGCTATataaatttcaagatgatggtGATGTTATGATTTGTGTGCAGGATATTAAATTTCcagtatataaaaaagtacTAAAAGCACGGTGTtctaaattatatgaaatggTTGATCATCATCAACAAATGTCTGATGGCAATGATAACCAAGTAGCTCTTACGGACATCAAGCCAGAGATATTTAAAAGAGTTTTAGAATATATCTACACTGGGAAAGTTGAGGACTTGGATGATCATGCAGAAAATTTGCTAGAAGCTGCTTCGAACTATAAATTAACAggactgaaaaatttgtgtGAAGATTCCATCATCAACTACTATTATACCGAGGAAAATTCTGAACAAGTTAAATCATtggctgttaattgtggtgccATTAATTTAATGCGAAACGTTCTTGGCATAAAAGCAACCACTGGTGGCATAGCGgtgtatgaaaatttttatagaagtg gtatcCTAGAAAGAATGGAGATGCTAGCAAACTAG
- the LOC130671657 gene encoding neurogenic locus notch homolog protein 1-like, protein MTKIFLIVLVAIIATVSAGGTYYHPKVVSSGGCASYTCGTNAKCSMTDGRPVCSCLNLHMGDPLIHCHQVECIIPEDCPSHKTCTHNHCVDPCAGLCGVNADCEVRNHIPTCSCPPGHTGDPFKSCHIADPQAACKPSPCGVNTRCEVVREVPICTCLPGYRGSPLNGCRRECESDAECASHLACSSNFKCESPCKCGDGANCDVIHHQAKCTCPSNWLGNPYSRCYPECTTHSECPRSKPACLYQKCTNPCEGACGVNANCELRGITPVCSCPRDMTGNPFISCRPFEPEDLCKPNPCGENAICTPGHDNTGKERPVCTCPTGYTGNALVHCRRGECQVDSECPDNRACIDYYCQNPCTGKECAATAKCEARRHIAVCTCLDGTRGDAIIGCNTIQSRISGYGRYLS, encoded by the exons AtgacgaaaatatttttaatagttttggTAGCAATCATTGCTACTGTTTCTGCTGGCGGTACATATTATCATCCTAAAGTGGTATCTTCAG GTGGATGTGCCTCTTATACATGTGGAACGAACGCGAAGTGCTCAATGACTGATGGTCGACCTGTGTGTTCATGTTTGAATCTTCATATGGGTGACCCTTTGATTCATTGTCATCAAGTTGAGTGTATaa ttcctGAAGACTGTCCGAGTCATAAAACTTGTACTCACAATCACTGTGTGGATCCTTGCGCTGGTCTCTGTGGTGTGAATGCTGACTGTGAAGTTAGAAATCATATTCCGACGTGTTCTTGTCCACCAGGACATACTGGTGATCCATTTAAGTCTTGTCACATTGCTGATCCAC aGGCGGCTTGTAAGCCGAGTCCTTGTGGAGTAAATACACGCTGCGAAGTAGTCAGAGAGGTACCAATATGTACATGTCTCCCAGGATATCGGGGATCACCACTGAATGGATGCCGACGTGAGTGTGAAAGTGATGCTGAATGTGCCAGTCATCTTGCTTGCTCATCAAATTTCAAATGCGAAAGTCCTTGTAAGTGCGGTGATGGTGCTAATTGTGACGTAATACATCATCAAGCCAAGTGCACATGTCCAAGC AATTGGCTTGGAAATCCGTACTCGAGATGTTATCCAGAGTGTACTACTCACTCAGAGTGTCCACGAAGTAAGCCAGCGTGTCTTTACCAAAAATGTACGAATCCTTGCGAAGGAGCTTGTGGTGTAAATGCCAATTGCGAACTCAGAGGTATCACTCCAGTATGTAGTTGTCCAAGAGATATGACTGGAAATCCGTTCATTAGTTGCCGACCTTTTGAACCTG AGGATCTTTGCAAACCAAATCCTTGCGGAGAAAATGCAATTTGTACACCTGGCCACGATAATACTGGAAAGGAAAGACCAGTATGTACTTGTCCTACTGGATATACCGGAAACGCTTTGGTCCATTGTCGAAGAGGTGAATGTCAAGTTGACAGTGAGTGTCCAGATAATCGAGCTTGCATTGATTATTACTGTCAAAATCCATGTACCGGAAAAGAATGTGCAGCTACTGCGAAATGTGAAGCTCGACGTCATATTGCTGTGTGTACTTGTTTAGATGGAACTCGCGGTGATGCAATTATTGGTTGCAACACTATTCAGTCTCGCATCAGCGGATATGGAAGATACTTGAGTTGA